From bacterium, a single genomic window includes:
- a CDS encoding ABC transporter permease, with protein sequence MTAGGALQAGHPRRRSWWPAWRAARRDPGVWIGTAVLVGAGLVAGWAPHLVPMDPDAQDIAHRLLPPMAVSTGHRFWLGTDQLGRDLLSRVIFGSRISLLVGFSAVALSAAFGTSVGVLSGYFGRLWDDLLMRVTDVQLAFPSILLSLAIVAVLGAGVRNLIAVLAISGWVGYARVTRSRVLGIRQQEYIDAARALGAADRRIIFHHVVPNVLPSVLTIASFSLGGMITAEAALTFLGLGIPANIPSWGGMLSDGAQALSVAWWLSTFPGSAIMLTVLATNLIGDWLRDALDPRAGAG encoded by the coding sequence ATGACGGCCGGCGGCGCGCTTCAGGCGGGGCACCCCCGGCGGCGTTCGTGGTGGCCGGCCTGGCGCGCCGCGCGGCGGGATCCCGGGGTCTGGATCGGCACCGCCGTGCTGGTGGGCGCCGGACTGGTGGCGGGGTGGGCTCCCCATCTCGTGCCGATGGACCCGGACGCGCAGGATATCGCCCACCGCCTCCTCCCGCCGATGGCGGTGAGCACCGGACACCGCTTTTGGCTGGGGACCGACCAACTCGGCCGGGACCTCCTGAGCCGCGTGATCTTCGGGTCCCGGATCTCGTTGCTTGTCGGGTTCAGCGCCGTCGCGCTTTCGGCGGCGTTCGGGACCTCCGTCGGCGTGCTGAGCGGCTACTTCGGCCGCCTTTGGGACGACCTGCTGATGCGCGTGACCGACGTCCAACTGGCCTTCCCGTCGATCCTCCTCAGCCTGGCCATCGTCGCCGTCCTGGGGGCGGGGGTGCGGAACCTGATCGCGGTGCTGGCGATCTCCGGCTGGGTGGGGTATGCGCGGGTGACGCGGAGCCGAGTCCTGGGGATTCGCCAGCAGGAGTACATCGATGCGGCCAGGGCCCTCGGCGCGGCGGACCGGCGCATCATCTTCCATCACGTCGTGCCGAATGTGCTTCCCTCGGTCCTGACGATCGCGAGTTTTTCCCTCGGCGGCATGATCACCGCGGAGGCGGCACTGACCTTTCTCGGGCTCGGGATCCCGGCGAACATTCCGAGCTGGGGGGGGATGCTCAGCGACGGCGCGCAGGCGCTGTCGGTGGCGTGGTGGTTGTCCACCTTTCCCGGGTCGGCGATCATGCTGACGGTGCTGGCGACCAACCTGATCGGAGACTGGCTGCGGGACGCGCTGGATCCACGCGCGGGTGCCGGATAA
- a CDS encoding ABC transporter permease, producing the protein MQRYMARRLVQAVFVLVGISATAFALTHVIGDPVVLLLPFQASQAQVIAMRHALGLDRPLPVQYLTFVRAALGGDFGLSVRQDTPALPLVLDRVPATAELASAALAIAVGVAVPLGIAAALRRRTIIDRGALLVSMIGQSMPTFWLGLQAILLFGVVLRWLPTGGIGGLRHLALPAVVLGVFSAAGILRLTRSAMLEIISEDYLRTARAKGLREFTVVGKHALRNASLPIVTWIGLELGTLLGGAVVTETVFAWPGMGRLAVQAIFARDIPVVQAAVLFAATIFVLATLLTDLLYAWLDPRIRYS; encoded by the coding sequence ATGCAGCGGTACATGGCACGCCGGCTGGTCCAGGCGGTGTTCGTGCTCGTGGGGATCTCCGCGACCGCCTTTGCCTTGACCCACGTGATCGGCGACCCGGTGGTGCTGCTGCTGCCGTTTCAGGCGAGCCAGGCTCAGGTGATCGCGATGCGGCACGCGCTCGGTCTGGACCGGCCCCTGCCGGTCCAGTACCTGACGTTTGTCCGCGCCGCGCTGGGGGGGGATTTCGGCCTCTCGGTCAGGCAGGATACCCCCGCGCTCCCCCTCGTGCTGGACCGCGTGCCGGCGACGGCCGAGCTCGCCTCTGCCGCGCTGGCGATCGCGGTCGGGGTGGCGGTGCCACTGGGCATCGCCGCCGCGCTCCGCCGCCGGACCATCATTGATCGCGGGGCCCTCTTGGTCTCCATGATCGGTCAGTCGATGCCGACGTTCTGGCTGGGCCTCCAGGCGATCCTGCTGTTCGGGGTCGTGCTCCGCTGGTTGCCGACGGGCGGCATCGGCGGCCTCCGCCACCTCGCCCTGCCGGCCGTCGTGCTCGGTGTCTTCTCCGCCGCCGGGATCCTGCGGCTCACCCGATCGGCCATGCTCGAGATCATCTCGGAAGACTATCTGCGGACCGCCCGCGCGAAAGGACTGCGGGAATTCACGGTGGTCGGCAAGCACGCACTCCGGAACGCCAGCCTGCCCATCGTCACCTGGATCGGCTTGGAGCTCGGGACGCTCTTGGGGGGGGCGGTGGTAACCGAGACGGTGTTCGCCTGGCCGGGGATGGGGCGTTTGGCCGTCCAGGCGATCTTCGCCCGCGACATCCCCGTCGTCCAGGCCGCGGTGTTGTTCGCGGCCACGATCTTCGTGCTGGCCACGCTCCTCACCGATCTGTTGTACGCGTGGCTCGACCCGCGGATCCGCTACAGTTGA
- a CDS encoding ABC transporter substrate-binding protein — MNLARISMLSALLVFALAGAVVAPLPAPTDAAGGTVTVAQGAEPATLDPFQEISRTGYNVTLHIYDPLFMRNDAGRIIPMLATGYKIVDPTTWEFTLRKGVKFHNGEPFDAAAVKFTIDRALLKDSPSNYLVDGVKDVRVVDPYTVRVMTAAPMPLLLPNLMLLGIAPSRYYQARGASYVATHPVGTGPYRFQSWVKDDRVTLVANPDYWGGAPSIGSLVFRLIPDPAARVAAFRSGEADIITDFAPDLVASVANDPRLKAEVTTGTRSINIMLDTGTGPLRDKRVRQALNYAVDKDAIVKNILGGFGTVESTLVPAAYLGFNPRLRPYAYDPGKAKALLAEAGFPNGFDIVFQSPRGRYLADAQVSQAVVGYLKAVGVNADLKYYEWGNFVNMYFKHQLGPIFLIGSGSAALDAADALENVSCGVWDSWYCNQGIQAIYLKAKATLDPDRRGALYREIQPLVYDAAPIIFMYTQKGIYGVNARLNWTPRADETLWLAKATLK, encoded by the coding sequence ATGAACCTGGCCCGGATATCGATGCTCTCGGCACTGCTGGTGTTCGCGTTGGCGGGGGCGGTGGTCGCGCCGCTGCCGGCGCCGACGGATGCCGCCGGTGGGACGGTGACGGTGGCGCAGGGCGCGGAACCGGCGACGCTGGATCCTTTTCAGGAGATCTCCCGCACAGGGTACAACGTCACCCTGCACATTTATGACCCGCTCTTCATGCGGAACGACGCCGGCCGGATCATTCCCATGCTGGCGACCGGCTACAAGATCGTCGACCCGACGACGTGGGAGTTCACCCTGCGCAAGGGCGTGAAGTTCCACAACGGCGAGCCGTTCGACGCGGCGGCGGTGAAATTCACGATCGATCGCGCGCTGCTCAAGGACTCACCATCGAACTACCTGGTGGACGGCGTGAAGGATGTGCGGGTGGTGGATCCCTACACGGTCCGGGTGATGACCGCTGCCCCGATGCCGCTCCTGCTCCCCAACTTGATGCTGCTGGGGATCGCTCCCTCCCGCTACTACCAGGCGCGAGGCGCGAGTTACGTCGCGACGCACCCCGTGGGGACCGGGCCGTATCGATTCCAGTCGTGGGTGAAGGACGACCGCGTGACCCTCGTGGCAAATCCCGACTACTGGGGCGGCGCCCCCAGCATTGGGTCGCTCGTCTTCCGGCTGATTCCCGACCCGGCCGCGCGCGTGGCGGCGTTTCGGAGCGGCGAGGCGGACATCATCACCGATTTTGCGCCCGATCTGGTTGCCAGCGTCGCGAACGACCCCCGCCTCAAGGCCGAGGTGACGACCGGCACCCGCTCGATCAACATCATGCTGGACACCGGGACCGGGCCGCTGCGCGACAAGCGGGTGCGCCAGGCGCTCAACTACGCCGTGGATAAGGATGCGATCGTCAAGAACATTCTGGGGGGGTTCGGCACCGTGGAGTCGACGCTCGTCCCGGCCGCCTACCTCGGGTTCAACCCGCGGCTCCGCCCGTACGCCTATGATCCCGGAAAGGCCAAGGCCCTCCTGGCCGAAGCGGGGTTCCCCAATGGGTTCGACATCGTGTTCCAGTCGCCCCGGGGACGCTATCTCGCGGACGCCCAGGTGTCACAGGCGGTGGTGGGATACCTGAAGGCGGTGGGGGTGAATGCCGACCTCAAGTACTACGAATGGGGCAATTTTGTGAACATGTACTTCAAGCACCAGCTCGGCCCCATCTTCCTGATCGGCTCGGGGTCGGCGGCGCTGGACGCGGCCGACGCGCTGGAGAACGTCTCGTGCGGGGTGTGGGACTCCTGGTACTGCAACCAGGGGATCCAGGCCATCTACCTGAAGGCCAAGGCGACGCTCGACCCCGACCGCCGGGGAGCGCTCTACCGGGAGATCCAGCCGCTGGTCTACGACGCGGCCCCGATCATTTTCATGTACACACAAAAGGGCATCTACGGCGTCAACGCCCGGCTGAACTGGACCCCGCGGGCGGATGAGACGTTGTGGCTGGCCAAGGCGACGCTGAAGTAA
- a CDS encoding glycosyl hydrolase, translating into MSDGGAYDPTGLTTSLRWRLVGPFRGGRVIAVAGDPERAQVFYFGSTGGGVWRTDDAGWTWRNISDGFLRTASVGALAISPSDPNVLYVGMGESCIRGNVAHGDGVYRSSDGGKTWQHVGLADTRHIARIRVHPRDHDLVYVAAFGHVYGPNPERGVFRSTDGGRQWQRILFRHDRAGACDLSMDATNPRILYAALWEAGRTPWALSSGGPASGLFKTADGGETWTELTDTPVLPRGIRGRIGVAVSPARPERVWAIVEAEEGGIFRSDDGGATWVCVNSDREPRQRPFYFSHIFADPMDAETVYIANLDLWKSVDGGRTFARKSLPHGDHHDLWIDPRDPQRMINGSDGGASISLNGGDSWSTIYNQPTAEMYHVTTDSRVPYRIYGAQQDNSTISIPSWSGDGAITSSTYYDVGASESGYIAVRPDDPDIVYGGVFEGMLTRYDHRNGEVRDITVWPENPAGYGAESLKYRFQWTFPIVLSPHDPHLLYVTGNRVFRTTNEGASWDVVSPDLTRNDRSKLAPSGGPVTRDNVGTEYYCTIFAFGESPVQPGVLWAGSDDGLIHCSRDGGATWQNVTPASLPEWALISVIEPSPHDPGTAYVAATRYKLDDLHPYLLKTHDYGGTWRVIVGGIPDDLVTRAIREDPARRGLLYAGTERGVYFTLDDGAHWHPLQNNLPVVPVHDLVVKDDDLVAATHGRSFWILDDVSPLRQLTDEVARADLHLFRPRAATRLNGHPLSFRKGGARVYRRAGGLGVTAQETADGSGVLLDAGQNPPGGVVVHYYFSEKPAQEVKLAFLDAGGRALREFSSQGVAPPQRSGAVYAVTGDDQAAAVPAERGANRFVWNMRLPGAREVADAAMWFGFLGGPVVPPGTYQARLSVGTRVVTRPFEIRKDPRGTATEEELKEQFTFLLKVRDTLTDVHAAVLSVRDLRAQIQQWVSRAEGLSGSGALAGAAKELSSELESIEDELIQWRAQAFEDTFHFPVRLNNKLATVADLTNMADAAPTRQMREVFAELRAQTDVQLARLETVKAGGCTMFSDALRELGVPPIRVLPAGD; encoded by the coding sequence ATGAGCGACGGCGGTGCGTACGATCCCACGGGTCTCACCACATCACTTCGGTGGCGGCTGGTTGGTCCGTTCCGCGGGGGCCGCGTCATCGCGGTCGCGGGGGATCCGGAGCGCGCGCAGGTCTTCTACTTCGGATCCACCGGCGGAGGCGTCTGGCGGACCGACGATGCCGGGTGGACCTGGCGGAACATCTCCGACGGGTTCCTGAGGACCGCGTCGGTCGGCGCCCTCGCCATCTCGCCGTCCGACCCCAACGTGCTCTACGTGGGGATGGGGGAGTCGTGCATCCGGGGCAACGTCGCGCACGGTGACGGGGTGTACCGGTCGAGCGATGGGGGGAAAACCTGGCAGCACGTGGGACTGGCGGACACCCGGCACATCGCCCGGATTCGCGTTCACCCCCGCGACCACGACCTCGTCTACGTGGCCGCGTTCGGCCACGTCTACGGCCCCAACCCCGAGCGCGGCGTATTCCGGTCGACGGACGGCGGACGGCAGTGGCAGCGCATCCTCTTCCGGCACGATCGGGCCGGCGCGTGCGATCTGAGCATGGATGCGACCAACCCCCGGATCCTCTACGCCGCGCTGTGGGAGGCCGGCAGGACTCCGTGGGCGCTGTCCAGCGGGGGGCCGGCCAGCGGCCTGTTCAAGACGGCTGACGGGGGAGAGACCTGGACCGAACTGACCGATACCCCCGTGCTGCCCCGCGGGATTCGCGGCCGGATCGGCGTGGCGGTGTCCCCGGCGCGGCCGGAGCGGGTCTGGGCCATCGTGGAGGCGGAGGAAGGCGGCATCTTCCGCTCCGACGACGGAGGGGCGACCTGGGTGTGCGTGAACAGCGACCGGGAACCACGCCAGCGACCATTCTATTTCAGCCACATCTTCGCCGACCCGATGGACGCCGAGACGGTCTACATCGCAAACCTGGACCTCTGGAAATCTGTGGACGGCGGGCGCACCTTTGCCAGGAAGTCCCTGCCGCACGGCGATCACCACGACCTGTGGATCGACCCGCGGGATCCTCAGCGGATGATCAACGGCAGCGACGGCGGCGCGAGCATCTCTCTCAACGGCGGGGATTCATGGTCGACGATCTACAATCAGCCGACGGCCGAAATGTACCACGTCACGACGGACAGCCGCGTTCCCTACCGGATCTACGGCGCCCAGCAGGACAACAGCACGATCTCGATCCCGAGTTGGTCCGGCGACGGGGCCATTACCTCGAGCACCTACTACGACGTCGGCGCGAGTGAATCCGGCTACATCGCCGTCCGGCCCGACGATCCGGACATCGTGTACGGCGGTGTGTTCGAGGGCATGCTGACCCGATATGATCACCGGAACGGCGAGGTTCGCGATATCACGGTCTGGCCCGAGAACCCGGCGGGGTATGGGGCGGAGAGTTTGAAGTATCGCTTTCAGTGGACGTTCCCAATCGTGCTCTCACCACATGACCCGCATCTCCTCTACGTGACCGGCAACCGGGTCTTCCGGACGACCAACGAAGGCGCGAGCTGGGACGTGGTCAGCCCGGACCTGACGCGCAACGATCGGAGTAAACTGGCCCCATCGGGTGGGCCGGTGACCCGGGACAACGTGGGCACGGAGTACTACTGTACCATCTTCGCCTTCGGGGAATCGCCCGTGCAGCCCGGCGTCCTCTGGGCGGGGTCGGACGACGGCCTGATTCACTGCTCGCGGGACGGCGGGGCGACGTGGCAGAACGTCACCCCCGCGTCGCTTCCGGAGTGGGCGCTGATCAGCGTGATCGAGCCGTCCCCGCACGATCCGGGGACGGCGTACGTTGCGGCGACGCGGTATAAGCTCGACGACCTGCACCCCTACCTGTTGAAGACCCACGACTACGGGGGGACCTGGCGTGTAATTGTCGGGGGCATCCCGGACGACCTCGTCACCCGGGCGATCCGCGAGGACCCGGCGCGCCGCGGCCTGCTCTACGCCGGCACGGAGCGCGGCGTGTACTTCACGCTCGATGACGGCGCGCACTGGCACCCGCTTCAGAACAACCTCCCCGTCGTTCCGGTCCACGACCTGGTGGTGAAGGATGATGATCTCGTGGCGGCGACGCACGGGCGGTCGTTCTGGATACTGGACGACGTATCGCCGCTGCGGCAGCTCACCGACGAGGTGGCGCGGGCCGACCTGCACCTGTTCCGGCCGCGCGCTGCCACCCGGCTGAATGGCCACCCGCTCTCGTTCCGGAAGGGGGGGGCCCGGGTCTACCGGAGGGCAGGGGGGCTGGGGGTCACGGCGCAGGAAACGGCCGATGGGTCGGGAGTGCTGCTGGACGCCGGCCAAAATCCACCGGGCGGCGTGGTGGTTCACTACTATTTCAGCGAAAAGCCGGCGCAGGAGGTGAAGCTCGCCTTCCTCGACGCGGGAGGACGGGCGCTCCGAGAGTTCTCGAGCCAGGGGGTGGCTCCACCGCAGCGGTCCGGCGCGGTCTACGCGGTGACCGGAGACGACCAGGCGGCTGCGGTGCCGGCCGAGCGGGGGGCGAATCGATTTGTCTGGAACATGCGTCTTCCCGGCGCCCGCGAGGTGGCGGACGCGGCGATGTGGTTTGGGTTCCTCGGCGGACCGGTCGTCCCGCCGGGGACCTACCAGGCGCGGCTGAGCGTAGGCACCCGGGTCGTCACGCGACCCTTCGAGATCCGGAAGGATCCGCGGGGGACGGCGACGGAGGAGGAACTCAAGGAACAGTTTACGTTCCTGCTCAAGGTCCGCGACACGCTCACGGACGTGCACGCCGCGGTTCTCAGCGTCCGCGATCTCCGGGCCCAGATCCAGCAATGGGTGTCCCGGGCGGAGGGCCTGAGCGGGAGCGGGGCGTTGGCCGGCGCGGCCAAGGAGCTGAGCTCCGAGCTGGAGAGCATCGAAGACGAGCTGATTCAGTGGCGGGCGCAGGCCTTTGAGGATACGTTCCACTTTCCCGTCCGGTTGAACAACAAGCTGGCCACCGTCGCCGACCTGACGAACATGGCCGACGCCGCGCCGACCCGTCAGATGCGTGAGGTCTTTGCGGAACTGCGGGCGCAGACCGACGTGCAGCTCGCCCGGCTGGAGACGGTCAAGGCGGGCGGGTGCACGATGTTTAGCGATGCGCTGCGTGAGCTCGGCGTGCCGCCAATCCGAGTGCTCCCTGCGGGCGACTGA
- a CDS encoding ABC transporter permease, producing MAARLFRNFRRSPGAIVGALLLAFIVGTALAAPWLAPQSPTLVRVQNRLLSPLVVRDGIRYWLGTDPLGRDILSRLLVGARISLLVGLTAVTIGGTLGTIIGLVSGYYGGWMDRVIMRVGDVQLAFPFILLALAVMAVLGPGLGNIIGVLGLTSWVTYARVVRSEVLSVREHEFVQAARAMGAPVMRILLSHALPNVVGSAIVVATFSVAGTILSEAGLSFLGLGVGAATPTWGAMLADSREYMTDAWWLTTFPGLAILMTVLGVNLVGDWLRDYLDPRLR from the coding sequence ATGGCGGCGCGCCTCTTCCGCAATTTCCGCCGCTCCCCCGGTGCCATCGTCGGCGCCCTCCTGCTCGCGTTCATCGTCGGGACGGCCCTTGCCGCCCCCTGGCTGGCTCCCCAATCGCCGACCCTCGTCCGCGTGCAGAATCGGCTGCTGTCGCCGCTGGTCGTTCGCGACGGGATCCGGTACTGGCTCGGGACGGATCCGCTGGGGCGGGATATCTTGAGCCGGCTGCTGGTCGGCGCCCGGATCTCGCTGCTCGTGGGCCTGACGGCCGTGACGATCGGCGGCACCCTCGGGACGATCATCGGGTTGGTGAGCGGCTACTACGGTGGATGGATGGATCGCGTGATCATGCGGGTGGGCGATGTGCAGCTCGCCTTTCCATTCATCCTGCTGGCGCTCGCGGTGATGGCTGTCCTGGGGCCCGGCCTCGGGAACATCATCGGGGTGCTCGGGCTCACGAGTTGGGTGACCTATGCGCGCGTCGTCCGTTCCGAGGTGCTCTCCGTCCGGGAGCATGAGTTTGTCCAGGCGGCGCGCGCGATGGGGGCTCCCGTCATGCGGATCTTGCTCTCTCATGCCCTGCCGAACGTCGTCGGGTCCGCGATCGTCGTCGCCACGTTCTCGGTGGCCGGCACGATTCTGTCCGAGGCCGGGCTGAGTTTTCTCGGCCTGGGGGTGGGCGCGGCGACCCCCACCTGGGGTGCGATGCTGGCCGACTCCCGCGAATACATGACGGACGCGTGGTGGCTGACCACGTTTCCCGGGCTGGCGATTCTGATGACCGTGCTGGGCGTGAATCTGGTGGGGGACTGGCTTCGCGACTACCTGGATCCGCGTCTCCGGTAA
- a CDS encoding ABC transporter permease: MGAFVARRLTESLTVLVGVSFLSFAILFLSGDPTYLMIPENYTRQQIAEFRHQMGFDRPWWVQYGEFFRHAVRGDFGVSLRSQIPALPLVLERMPATLELAAVAMLLSVVVSLPLGVAAATHRRTWIDTASMVGGLLGQSTPGFWLGLLLILVFGVELRWFPVSGRGGVTHLVLPGITLAMYSMGRNARVVRASMLDALGHDFIRTARAKGVSSLTVVYHHALRNALLPIVTLVGLDFGVLLGGAIITETVFAWPGVGRLIVNAIYQKDFPIVQAAVVVVASVFVILNLCVDLAYGYLDPRIRYG, encoded by the coding sequence GTGGGAGCGTTTGTAGCCCGCCGGTTGACGGAATCGCTGACCGTGCTGGTCGGGGTCAGTTTTCTCTCGTTTGCGATTCTCTTCCTGTCGGGGGATCCGACCTATCTGATGATCCCAGAGAACTACACGCGCCAGCAGATCGCCGAGTTCCGCCACCAGATGGGGTTCGACCGCCCGTGGTGGGTCCAATACGGCGAGTTCTTCCGCCACGCCGTGCGGGGCGATTTTGGGGTCTCGTTGCGCAGTCAAATACCGGCGCTGCCGCTCGTCCTGGAGCGGATGCCCGCCACGCTGGAGTTGGCGGCGGTGGCGATGCTGCTGTCGGTTGTGGTGTCGCTTCCACTCGGCGTCGCGGCGGCCACACATCGCCGGACGTGGATCGACACCGCGAGCATGGTCGGGGGGCTGCTCGGCCAGTCCACTCCCGGATTTTGGCTCGGCCTGCTGCTGATTCTTGTCTTCGGCGTCGAGCTGCGCTGGTTTCCGGTCTCCGGCCGCGGCGGGGTCACGCACCTGGTCCTCCCGGGGATCACCCTCGCCATGTACTCGATGGGGCGGAATGCCCGGGTGGTGCGCGCCTCGATGCTCGATGCGCTCGGCCATGATTTCATCCGGACCGCGCGGGCGAAAGGGGTATCATCCCTGACCGTCGTCTACCATCACGCCCTGCGAAACGCGCTCTTGCCGATCGTGACCTTGGTCGGATTGGATTTCGGCGTGCTGCTCGGGGGCGCGATCATCACCGAGACGGTGTTTGCGTGGCCGGGGGTGGGCCGGCTGATCGTGAACGCCATCTACCAGAAAGACTTTCCGATCGTTCAGGCGGCGGTTGTCGTCGTCGCATCGGTGTTCGTCATCTTGAACCTCTGCGTCGATCTGGCCTACGGATACCTTGACCCACGCATCCGATATGGGTGA
- a CDS encoding M14 family metallopeptidase, protein MMPEGLGRPGSKTCSTLAFEHPALAGLSWPYISVRGTADGPTLCITAGMHGSEYAGIEAALRLADELEPNRVHGHVLVFPVLNQPAFWERVAAVVPLDGKNPSRVFPGRRDGTVTEVMAAYLFDEIFSRCDALIDLHGGDLMERLTPFTIYQQTDDPALDAKSHALAASYGFPIAVRRSKDVLRRPVPGYMQAAAAARGIPAIVAEAGGEDQAKAEDVAAHLDGLRRALAHLGMVAGATPGPPLRLVEFVLVLAERDGLFAWTVDLRERVRAKQVIGRLRDLWGRSIQEIVAPVDAEVLFFNTSMAARKGQLLFGLGAPVAEG, encoded by the coding sequence ATGATGCCCGAGGGCCTCGGGCGGCCGGGGAGCAAGACGTGTTCCACGCTCGCCTTTGAGCACCCCGCGCTGGCCGGACTTTCCTGGCCCTATATCTCGGTCCGCGGAACCGCGGACGGTCCGACGCTGTGCATCACGGCCGGGATGCACGGGTCAGAGTATGCCGGGATTGAGGCGGCGTTGCGTCTCGCCGACGAGCTCGAACCGAACCGCGTGCATGGTCACGTACTCGTCTTTCCGGTCTTGAACCAGCCCGCGTTCTGGGAGCGCGTGGCCGCCGTCGTGCCGCTGGACGGCAAGAATCCCAGCCGGGTCTTCCCGGGCCGCCGTGACGGCACGGTGACGGAGGTGATGGCCGCGTACCTGTTTGACGAGATCTTCTCCCGCTGCGATGCGCTGATCGACCTGCACGGCGGCGACCTGATGGAACGGCTCACCCCGTTCACCATCTACCAGCAGACCGACGATCCGGCGCTGGACGCCAAATCGCACGCGCTGGCCGCAAGTTATGGGTTTCCGATCGCGGTCCGTCGGTCGAAGGACGTGCTGCGCCGCCCCGTGCCCGGCTACATGCAGGCGGCGGCGGCGGCGCGGGGGATCCCGGCGATCGTGGCCGAGGCGGGGGGGGAAGACCAGGCGAAGGCGGAGGATGTCGCGGCCCATCTCGATGGTCTGCGCCGGGCCCTGGCCCATCTGGGGATGGTCGCCGGCGCCACCCCGGGGCCCCCCCTGCGGCTGGTCGAATTCGTGCTGGTCCTGGCCGAACGGGACGGGCTCTTTGCGTGGACGGTGGACCTGCGCGAGCGGGTGCGGGCGAAGCAGGTGATTGGGCGCCTGCGCGATCTGTGGGGGCGCTCCATCCAGGAGATCGTCGCCCCGGTCGACGCCGAGGTGCTTTTTTTCAACACGAGCATGGCGGCGAGGAAGGGGCAGCTGTTGTTCGGACTCGGGGCGCCGGTGGCCGAAGGATAG
- a CDS encoding ABC transporter substrate-binding protein: MLRRFAVVLVMVLAVGVLGVQRSSGQTGSQVVVDQGVDTESMDPLFTQARFSDNIMLTMFETLVTRDSQMHYSPRLAESWKILSPTVWQFKLRKGIRFHDSEPFNAQAVKYTINRLYDPAIKAPSFLKGFFEVDRVDAVDDYTVNIVTKKPAPLMLEWLVNFYMVAPKYYSTVTPAQAALRPIGTGPYMFKEWVHDDHATVTINPNYWGAKPKLQTVIFRPVPEAGTRIADLLSGGADIIVNVPPDQVNRINGSPLATVKTVEGGRDIFIGMRTDRAVFKDLRVRQAMNYAVDVDTILRSLLNGKGQRMATVVNAYANPAVKPYPYDANKARALLSDAGWKLENGVLVKDGQPLSVTLDTPVGRYIRDKEIAEAVGSYLQAVGVQVKVNPLAWPVYAKKMFDDVNPADMYLLGLGSSFDGQDEIRYLEKDYGYNPTFWNNADFEKLYGSLNLAVDPNQRTQTLYKLQQIAHDDPPIIYLYKQIDYYGVSKRINWEPRRDELIMLEGASVNTK; encoded by the coding sequence ATGCTGCGGAGATTCGCGGTTGTGCTGGTGATGGTGCTCGCCGTCGGCGTCCTTGGGGTCCAACGGTCGAGCGGCCAGACTGGATCACAAGTGGTTGTCGATCAAGGGGTGGATACGGAAAGCATGGACCCGCTGTTTACGCAGGCCCGGTTCAGCGACAACATCATGCTGACCATGTTCGAGACGCTGGTCACGCGCGACAGCCAGATGCACTACAGCCCGCGCCTGGCGGAGAGCTGGAAGATTCTGAGCCCCACCGTTTGGCAGTTTAAGCTGCGCAAAGGCATCCGCTTCCACGACAGCGAGCCGTTCAACGCTCAGGCCGTCAAGTACACCATCAATCGCCTCTACGATCCGGCGATCAAAGCCCCGAGCTTTCTCAAGGGGTTCTTTGAGGTTGATCGGGTCGATGCGGTGGACGACTATACGGTGAACATCGTGACGAAGAAGCCGGCGCCCCTGATGCTGGAGTGGCTGGTGAATTTCTACATGGTGGCCCCGAAGTATTACAGCACCGTGACCCCGGCGCAGGCGGCGTTGCGCCCCATCGGGACCGGGCCGTATATGTTCAAGGAGTGGGTGCACGACGACCATGCGACGGTCACCATCAACCCGAACTACTGGGGGGCGAAGCCGAAGCTTCAGACGGTGATCTTCCGGCCGGTGCCCGAGGCCGGGACGCGGATCGCCGATCTGCTCTCCGGAGGCGCCGATATCATCGTCAACGTTCCGCCCGACCAGGTCAATCGCATCAACGGGTCCCCGCTGGCGACCGTGAAGACGGTGGAGGGCGGCCGCGATATCTTCATCGGGATGCGGACGGACCGCGCGGTCTTCAAGGATCTACGCGTCCGCCAGGCGATGAATTACGCGGTCGATGTGGACACCATCTTGCGATCGCTGCTGAACGGCAAGGGCCAGCGCATGGCGACCGTCGTGAACGCCTACGCGAACCCTGCGGTCAAGCCGTACCCCTACGATGCCAACAAGGCCAGGGCGCTGTTGTCGGACGCGGGATGGAAGCTGGAGAACGGGGTGTTGGTGAAAGACGGGCAACCGCTCAGCGTGACGCTCGACACGCCGGTCGGCCGCTACATCCGCGACAAGGAGATCGCCGAAGCGGTGGGATCGTATCTGCAGGCCGTCGGCGTCCAGGTGAAGGTGAACCCGCTGGCCTGGCCGGTGTACGCCAAAAAGATGTTCGACGATGTGAACCCCGCCGACATGTACCTGTTGGGGCTCGGCTCTTCGTTTGACGGTCAGGACGAGATCCGCTATCTGGAGAAGGACTACGGGTACAACCCCACGTTTTGGAATAACGCCGACTTTGAGAAGCTGTACGGGAGCCTGAACCTGGCGGTCGATCCCAATCAGCGAACGCAGACCCTGTACAAACTGCAGCAGATCGCTCACGATGACCCCCCGATCATTTACCTCTACAAACAAATCGACTACTACGGCGTGAGCAAGCGGATCAATTGGGAGCCGCGCCGGGATGAACTCATCATGCTGGAGGGAGCGTCGGTGAATACGAAATGA